TTTGTACTTCTCGCGAATGGCCTGCATTTTTGGAGCCATGTCTTGCATTTTGCGCTGGGAACGCATCGTGTTGACCATTGGCTTGACCAAGACTATACGCACGGTGAAGGTCAAGAACATGATCGACAAGGCCCAGGTGATTCCGGAGTCTGGGCTCAACACAAAGCTAAACGCTTTGTGCCAGAACCACAGAATGGCCGAAATTGGCCAATAAATAAAATTGAGCACTGTGAGTCGAAACTCCTTGGGATTAATTGGGACTATGTACTTTTATCAGGATTTCTAGGTCACTGTTTCAGTGAACCAAAATCCATGGTTTGGCACCGGGTCGAATCCTCCAGGATGCCAGGGCCCACATTTGGACAACCGTGCAGCGGAGAGAATAGTTCCCTTAAAAGCCCCATGAACTGAGACTGCTTTCAATGCATAGGTGCTGCAGACTGGATCAAAACGACAGGTGGAACCCATCTTAAGACCCGAAAGATACTTTTGGTAGAAGCGCACAGCTGAAGCTGCCAACTTCGCCGGAATACTTTTCGGTTCTGGGATAT
Above is a genomic segment from Corynebacterium suranareeae containing:
- the yidD gene encoding membrane protein insertion efficiency factor YidD, yielding MCAPTSDDPLDIPEPKSIPAKLAASAVRFYQKYLSGLKMGSTCRFDPVCSTYALKAVSVHGAFKGTILSAARLSKCGPWHPGGFDPVPNHGFWFTETVT